One Burkholderia thailandensis E264 genomic window carries:
- a CDS encoding DotU family type VI secretion system protein produces MNTSSDSFSAGTGGFVPPNPGGALPAAAPASAAASQPRPGRWAASGTNPLVAAANPLLNLVPQIRSTVHHPNPAWLREHLVVEIRQFEERAQQAGVASEAIIGARYCLCTALDEAAALTPWGGSVWSSHSLLVSFHNETWGGEKFFHLLERLSQQPRQHLDLLELLYFCLALGFEGRYRVLDNGRTQLDAVRRQLAQTIRSVRGEFDPALSPHWRDVVTRDVTRRFTVPLWVCVALALLVGFGVFAGLRIALAGHSDRLFASIDALHVPKLEPAQPAPRPAPAPRVAKFLEPEIAAGLVSVRDEADRSVIVLRGDGLFGSGSTSVIDRYMPVLTRIADALNQVPGSVRVSGYTDDTPVHTARFASNWDLSRERAEAVRGLIAARLDRPDRITAEGRGTLDPVAPNDSPANRARNRRVEITLMLAPGGDAARAAKEAP; encoded by the coding sequence ATGAACACTTCTTCCGATTCGTTCTCGGCCGGCACGGGCGGATTCGTGCCGCCGAACCCGGGCGGCGCGTTGCCGGCCGCCGCGCCCGCGTCCGCGGCCGCGTCGCAGCCGCGGCCGGGCCGGTGGGCGGCGAGCGGCACGAATCCGCTCGTCGCGGCCGCGAATCCGCTGCTGAACCTCGTGCCGCAGATTCGCTCGACGGTCCATCATCCGAATCCCGCGTGGCTGCGCGAGCATCTCGTCGTCGAGATCCGCCAGTTCGAGGAGCGCGCGCAGCAGGCGGGCGTCGCGTCCGAGGCGATCATCGGCGCGCGCTACTGCCTGTGCACGGCGCTCGACGAGGCGGCCGCGCTGACGCCGTGGGGCGGCAGCGTGTGGTCGTCGCACAGTCTGCTCGTGTCGTTCCACAACGAGACGTGGGGCGGCGAGAAGTTCTTCCATCTGCTGGAGCGGCTGTCGCAGCAGCCGCGCCAGCATCTCGACCTGCTCGAGCTGCTGTACTTCTGCCTCGCGCTCGGCTTCGAGGGGCGCTATCGCGTGCTCGACAACGGCCGCACGCAGCTCGACGCGGTGCGCCGCCAGCTCGCGCAGACGATCCGCTCGGTGCGCGGCGAGTTCGATCCGGCGCTCTCGCCGCATTGGCGCGACGTCGTCACGCGCGACGTCACGCGGCGCTTCACGGTGCCGCTGTGGGTGTGCGTCGCGCTCGCGCTGCTCGTGGGCTTCGGCGTGTTCGCGGGGCTGCGCATCGCGCTCGCCGGGCATTCGGACCGGCTGTTCGCATCGATCGACGCGCTGCACGTGCCGAAGCTGGAGCCGGCGCAGCCCGCGCCGCGTCCGGCGCCCGCGCCGCGCGTCGCGAAGTTCCTCGAGCCGGAGATCGCCGCGGGGCTCGTGAGCGTGCGCGACGAAGCCGACCGCAGCGTGATCGTGCTGCGCGGCGACGGCCTGTTCGGGTCCGGCTCGACCTCGGTGATCGATCGCTACATGCCGGTGCTCACGCGCATCGCCGACGCGCTGAACCAGGTGCCGGGCAGCGTGCGCGTGAGCGGCTACACCGACGACACGCCGGTGCACACCGCGCGCTTCGCGTCGAACTGGGACTTGTCGCGCGAGCGCGCGGAGGCGGTCCGCGGCCTGATCGCCGCGCGGCTCGACCGTCCGGACCGGATCACGGCCGAAGGGCGCGGCACGCTCGATCCGGTCGCGCCGAACGATTCGCCGGCGAACCGCGCGCGCAACCGGCGCGTCGAGATCACGCTGATGCTCGCGCCCGGCGGCGACGCCGCGCGCGCGGCGAAGGAGGCGCCCTGA
- the tssM gene encoding type VI secretion system membrane subunit TssM → MSHAVARIVRPLPSREIWTFAGLVGLACFVWLAGPLFAFAEFHPFESGWARALTIAALFVAWGARIAWRNWRAGQLNAQLLNQLREASPRPAAPGDPARAQLDELRSRFDEASTLLKKVRFGAADGARKGLPQWLERMSRQYLYQLPWYVFIGAPGSGKTTALVNSGLSFPLAEQFGRAAIRGVGGTRHCDWWFTNDAVLIDTAGRYTTHESNRALDEAEWNGFVDLLKKYRARQPLNGAMLTISVADLLGASEAERTQHAMVLRKRLLELRSQLGIRFPVYLLVTKADLLAGFAEYFGGFGRAECAQVWGFTFPLAESEAPGFDLRAAFDREYRLLHKRLNDGLPELLASQTDAHQREMSYLLPQQIADLQDMLGQFVAEVFSVSSFEPMPMLRGVYLTSGTQEGTAFDRVMSGIKRFLKIEGVPPAAQTGSTGRSFFLKSLLQDHIFREAALAGSNLRWHRRQRVLQIVGYAAIVLLCVAVLFAWLRSYSRNRGYLDQVAARVPAVDAQISRAKFTGAADVVQLLPVLDELSGLPSAGGVDLRHPPLAYRWGLFQGEKIEEASDAVYRRALDDVLLPIAASRMEQALREARPDEVEYAYAALKAYLMLYDGAHYDPAFVQAVVDLEMERSLPADFSSAQRSALRSHLGALFGNRVAVSPFPMNERLVADVRERLRQVPFSQRLYRQLARTLRPSTATYDFSVARAVGPDASLVFRRQSGKSLADGVPGLYTRDGYRNVFAPRLPGAIDAYGREEVWVLNLGASETPNPADAAAWARDIRQLYLNDYIKNWDDYLADIRLQHTSTLAQSIQVARTLSSADSPLTRLMVALARVTPLGDAPGGARNLASRAQDKVDEARNSLAQIFAGQPGADAGAAAASPASPEQIVDSHFAGLRAFAPGGGDQAASFDAVLKAIDALYTYLTATDDALRGGATPPPSDAPARLRAQAGRLPTPFREVLDDLSNVANGSVASVEQRNVAQRAGANVGDFCRQAIAGRYPFARGASRDVAPSDFAQMFAAGGLMDDFFQKNLQTLVDTTTHPWRFNNRNAEADPAAAAMLGSFEKAAVIRDVYFGGGARTAQIKVEIVPLEMDPSISEMVLDVDGQIVRYAHGPQVPTAVQWPGPRGSDQVRLQVTEQSGATGGFTTEGPWALHRLFDRAGVSGGRGPEQMVARFAVDGKPIVLQVTASSVRNPFRLPQMESFTCPPKQ, encoded by the coding sequence ATGAGCCACGCTGTCGCACGCATCGTTCGCCCGCTGCCGTCGCGGGAAATCTGGACGTTCGCCGGCCTCGTCGGGCTGGCGTGCTTCGTCTGGCTCGCCGGGCCGCTGTTCGCGTTCGCCGAGTTCCACCCGTTCGAGAGCGGCTGGGCGCGCGCGCTGACGATCGCCGCGCTGTTCGTCGCGTGGGGCGCGCGGATCGCGTGGCGCAACTGGCGCGCGGGCCAGCTGAACGCGCAGTTGCTGAACCAGTTGCGCGAAGCGTCGCCGCGGCCGGCCGCGCCGGGCGACCCCGCGCGCGCGCAGCTCGACGAGCTGCGCAGCCGCTTCGACGAAGCGTCGACGCTCCTGAAGAAAGTTCGCTTCGGCGCCGCCGACGGCGCGCGCAAGGGCCTGCCTCAATGGCTCGAACGGATGTCGCGCCAGTATCTGTACCAACTGCCGTGGTACGTGTTCATCGGCGCGCCCGGCTCGGGCAAGACGACGGCGCTCGTCAACTCGGGGCTCAGCTTTCCGCTCGCCGAGCAGTTCGGGCGCGCGGCGATTCGCGGCGTCGGCGGCACGCGGCACTGCGACTGGTGGTTCACGAACGACGCGGTGCTGATCGACACCGCGGGCCGCTATACGACGCATGAGAGCAATCGCGCGCTCGACGAGGCCGAATGGAACGGCTTCGTCGATCTGCTGAAGAAGTACCGCGCGCGCCAGCCGCTGAACGGCGCGATGCTGACGATCAGCGTCGCCGATTTGCTCGGCGCGTCCGAGGCGGAGCGCACGCAGCACGCGATGGTGCTGCGCAAGCGCCTGCTCGAGCTGCGCTCGCAGCTCGGCATTCGCTTTCCGGTGTACCTGCTCGTGACGAAGGCGGACCTGCTCGCCGGCTTCGCCGAATACTTCGGCGGCTTCGGCCGCGCGGAGTGCGCGCAGGTGTGGGGCTTCACGTTCCCGCTCGCCGAGAGCGAGGCGCCCGGCTTCGACTTGCGCGCGGCGTTCGATCGCGAATATCGGCTGCTGCACAAACGGCTGAACGACGGGCTGCCCGAGCTGCTCGCGTCGCAGACCGATGCGCACCAGCGCGAGATGAGCTACCTGCTGCCGCAGCAGATCGCCGATCTGCAGGACATGCTCGGCCAGTTCGTCGCCGAGGTGTTCTCGGTGTCGAGCTTCGAGCCGATGCCGATGCTGCGCGGCGTGTACCTGACGAGCGGCACGCAGGAAGGCACCGCGTTCGACCGCGTGATGAGCGGGATCAAGCGCTTCCTGAAGATCGAGGGCGTGCCGCCCGCCGCGCAGACGGGCTCGACCGGCCGCAGCTTCTTCCTGAAATCGCTGCTGCAGGACCACATCTTCCGCGAGGCGGCGCTCGCCGGCAGCAATCTGCGCTGGCATCGGCGGCAGCGCGTGCTGCAGATCGTCGGCTACGCGGCGATCGTGCTGCTGTGCGTCGCGGTGCTGTTCGCGTGGCTGCGCAGCTACTCGCGCAATCGCGGCTACCTCGACCAGGTCGCCGCGCGCGTGCCGGCCGTCGACGCGCAGATCAGCCGCGCGAAGTTCACGGGCGCGGCCGACGTCGTCCAGCTGCTGCCCGTGCTCGACGAGCTGAGCGGGCTGCCGAGCGCGGGCGGCGTCGATTTGCGGCATCCGCCGCTTGCGTATCGCTGGGGCCTCTTTCAGGGCGAGAAGATCGAGGAGGCGAGCGACGCCGTGTACCGCCGCGCGCTCGACGACGTGCTGCTGCCGATCGCCGCGAGCCGCATGGAGCAGGCGCTGCGCGAAGCGCGGCCCGACGAGGTCGAGTACGCGTACGCGGCGCTCAAGGCGTACCTGATGCTCTACGACGGCGCGCATTACGATCCCGCGTTCGTGCAGGCTGTCGTCGATCTCGAGATGGAGCGCTCGCTGCCCGCCGATTTCTCGTCCGCGCAGCGCAGCGCGCTGCGCTCGCATCTCGGCGCGCTGTTCGGCAATCGCGTCGCGGTGTCGCCGTTCCCGATGAACGAACGGCTCGTGGCCGACGTGCGCGAGCGGCTGCGGCAGGTGCCGTTCTCGCAGCGGCTGTACCGGCAGCTCGCGCGCACGCTGCGCCCGAGCACCGCGACGTACGACTTCAGCGTCGCGCGCGCGGTCGGGCCGGACGCGTCGCTCGTGTTCCGCCGGCAGAGCGGCAAGAGCCTCGCCGATGGCGTGCCGGGCCTCTACACGCGCGACGGCTACCGCAACGTGTTCGCGCCGCGGCTGCCCGGCGCGATCGATGCGTACGGGCGCGAGGAGGTGTGGGTGCTGAATCTCGGCGCGTCCGAGACCCCGAATCCGGCCGATGCGGCCGCCTGGGCGCGCGACATCCGGCAGCTCTATCTGAACGACTACATCAAGAACTGGGACGACTATCTGGCCGACATCCGGCTGCAGCACACGTCGACGCTCGCGCAGAGCATCCAGGTCGCGCGCACGCTGTCGTCGGCCGATTCGCCGCTCACGCGGCTGATGGTCGCGCTCGCGCGCGTCACGCCGCTCGGCGATGCGCCCGGCGGCGCGCGCAACCTCGCGTCGCGCGCGCAGGACAAGGTCGACGAGGCGCGCAATTCGCTTGCGCAGATCTTCGCCGGCCAGCCGGGCGCGGACGCGGGCGCGGCGGCCGCCTCGCCCGCGAGCCCCGAGCAGATCGTCGACAGCCACTTCGCGGGGCTGCGCGCGTTCGCGCCGGGCGGCGGCGATCAGGCGGCGTCGTTCGACGCGGTGCTCAAGGCGATCGACGCGCTGTACACGTATTTGACCGCGACCGACGACGCGCTGCGCGGCGGCGCGACGCCGCCGCCGTCGGACGCGCCCGCGCGGCTGCGCGCGCAGGCGGGCCGGCTGCCGACGCCGTTTCGCGAGGTGCTCGACGATCTGTCGAACGTCGCGAACGGCAGCGTCGCGAGCGTCGAGCAGCGCAACGTCGCGCAGCGCGCGGGCGCGAACGTCGGCGATTTCTGCCGGCAGGCGATCGCCGGGCGCTATCCGTTCGCGCGCGGCGCGTCGCGCGACGTCGCGCCGTCCGACTTCGCGCAGATGTTCGCGGCGGGCGGCCTGATGGACGACTTCTTCCAGAAGAACCTGCAGACGCTCGTCGACACGACCACGCACCCGTGGCGCTTCAACAACCGCAACGCCGAAGCCGACCCGGCGGCGGCCGCGATGCTCGGCTCGTTCGAGAAGGCCGCGGTGATCCGCGACGTCTATTTCGGAGGCGGCGCGCGGACCGCGCAGATCAAGGTCGAGATCGTACCGCTCGAAATGGACCCGTCGATCTCGGAGATGGTGCTCGACGTCGACGGCCAGATCGTCCGCTACGCGCACGGCCCGCAGGTGCCGACGGCGGTGCAGTGGCCCGGCCCGCGCGGCAGCGATCAGGTGCGGCTGCAGGTGACCGAGCAGTCGGGCGCGACGGGCGGCTTCACGACCGAGGGGCCGTGGGCGCTGCACCGGCTGTTCGATCGCGCGGGCGTGTCGGGCGGGCGCGGGCCCGAGCAGATGGTCGCGAGATTCGCGGTGGACGGCAAGCCGATCGTGCTGCAGGTGACGGCGAGCAGCGTGCGCAACCCGTTCCGGCTGCCGCAGATGGAGTCCTTTACATGCCCTCCGAAGCAATGA
- the tagF gene encoding type VI secretion system-associated protein TagF, translating to MSTMPTTLACDGEPPAWYGKIPGAGDFVNHRLSHELAGWWERWLQQGMAAMRQRGGDELARYYTVAPVWNFLIPAGAGAQCVQPGCLAPSCDRVGRYYPVIATLPMRTADYWSALPDVADAFYWQVGSALLDAIRHARAPVQLEQALAKVRLVRGADARSAAFGGAGGERGELGESGWRGERVAARESGEGGCIGGAGDIDGAGESGKSGASDERGESGGEARSGPFARPRPSPPATPAWPGLSQYFDPYGATSFWWTNRADGSPLRTHAHTGAPDSRLFLRLFGGVQHGV from the coding sequence ATGAGCACGATGCCGACGACGCTTGCCTGCGACGGCGAGCCGCCCGCCTGGTACGGAAAGATTCCGGGCGCGGGCGATTTCGTCAACCACCGGCTGTCGCACGAGCTCGCCGGCTGGTGGGAGCGCTGGCTTCAACAAGGGATGGCCGCGATGCGCCAGCGCGGCGGCGACGAGCTCGCGCGCTACTACACGGTCGCGCCGGTGTGGAACTTCCTGATTCCGGCGGGCGCGGGCGCGCAGTGCGTGCAGCCCGGCTGCCTCGCGCCGAGTTGCGACCGCGTCGGCCGCTACTACCCGGTGATCGCGACGCTGCCGATGCGCACCGCCGATTACTGGAGCGCGCTGCCCGACGTCGCCGACGCGTTCTACTGGCAGGTCGGCAGCGCGCTGCTCGATGCGATCCGGCATGCGCGCGCGCCGGTGCAACTCGAGCAGGCGCTCGCGAAGGTGCGGCTCGTGCGGGGCGCGGACGCACGATCGGCGGCGTTCGGCGGCGCGGGCGGCGAGCGTGGCGAGCTTGGCGAAAGCGGTTGGCGCGGTGAGCGCGTTGCGGCCCGCGAAAGCGGCGAAGGCGGCTGCATCGGCGGCGCGGGCGACATCGACGGCGCCGGCGAAAGCGGCAAGAGCGGTGCAAGCGACGAGCGCGGTGAAAGCGGCGGCGAAGCGCGAAGCGGCCCGTTCGCTCGGCCGAGGCCGAGCCCGCCCGCGACGCCTGCCTGGCCGGGGCTTTCGCAGTATTTCGATCCGTACGGCGCGACGAGCTTCTGGTGGACCAATCGCGCCGACGGATCGCCGCTGCGCACGCACGCGCACACCGGCGCGCCGGATAGCCGCCTGTTCCTGCGGCTGTTCGGCGGCGTTCAGCACGGCGTGTAG
- a CDS encoding serine/threonine protein kinase has product MTDPFSRDNEQETVPRSAAAEFAVRPLPLGHRLGELQLDEVLGVGGFGIVYRAFDRTLRRAVAIKEYMPSMLATRGGDYTVSLRSVRFAQAFDAGRSAFLNEARLLAQFDHPGLVKVLHFWESHGTAYMVMPFYEGRTLKQLLDGGAQMGETQLRHIVAALLGALDTLHRAQCFHRDIALDNILIRPDGNPILLDFGAARKRIGDLVDDSAMMIKPGYAPIEQYTDDPAFGQGPWTDLYALGAVLHAMVTGELPPAAVVRSIQDTYRPLATRELSAREPYSPAFLAAIDHALRLKIADRPESVAEFAAELGLRELDRAPYAAPMPAGSAQAQPQPQPQPQPQPQPQPQPQPQPQPQPQPQPRSSEPEGDRGAGAARNGEPQAAAGSPDAHRRDDADVGAAANADATRFDGGGERAGPSRQTSRQPASHRREDPVSAAAGRAGEDSGASAVPHRRDDDERGEPTMSAQGGAQRAQTPSHRQASARDASAVRPDAEAAASSSRPRPSDDRDAEPLQPRADHAPSPSPSPSPSPSPSPSPSPSSSSSSSSRDGRVPPPGAGDRHVSDAPGARAAAGVSAASAAGTADAAGAGVSKAFASSGASAASVASAASAASRPAAHAARLGHVRMRLRDRRTIAYAGGALAVSLAIGIGVAYLVKPSGRTETTAADALAPPSPAATPAPMPGGASATAALAQRGEPQPALAPPPAPADMTAHEPEPTVATTVAGASAAPALPSPRPASPQIANNDAGAVSAHGAPASNLAPKGSLDATETVIANPSASGGAPPVSPSVAEEAAAAAAADQRPPDMQETVPVRFHVRPWGDVYVSGVKRGASPPLRTLSLAPGVYQIEIRNGALPPLRRTVKIDPGSKPVSIDYAFE; this is encoded by the coding sequence ATGACGGACCCATTTTCGAGAGACAACGAGCAGGAGACCGTGCCCCGCAGCGCCGCCGCCGAATTCGCGGTGCGGCCGCTGCCGCTCGGCCATCGTCTCGGCGAATTGCAACTGGACGAGGTGCTCGGCGTCGGCGGCTTCGGGATCGTCTATCGCGCGTTCGACCGCACGCTGCGGCGCGCGGTCGCGATCAAGGAATACATGCCGTCGATGCTCGCGACGCGCGGCGGCGACTATACGGTGTCGCTGCGCTCGGTGCGCTTCGCGCAAGCGTTCGACGCGGGCCGCAGCGCGTTCCTCAACGAGGCGCGGCTGCTCGCGCAGTTCGACCATCCGGGGCTCGTCAAGGTCCTGCATTTCTGGGAGAGCCACGGCACCGCGTACATGGTGATGCCGTTCTACGAAGGGCGCACGCTCAAGCAACTGCTCGACGGCGGCGCGCAGATGGGCGAGACGCAGTTGCGCCACATCGTCGCCGCGCTGCTCGGCGCGCTCGACACGCTGCACCGCGCGCAGTGCTTTCATCGCGACATCGCGCTCGACAACATCCTGATCCGGCCCGACGGCAATCCGATCCTGCTCGACTTCGGCGCGGCGCGCAAACGGATCGGCGATCTCGTCGACGACAGCGCGATGATGATCAAGCCGGGCTATGCGCCGATCGAGCAGTACACCGACGATCCGGCGTTCGGCCAGGGGCCGTGGACCGATCTGTACGCGCTCGGCGCGGTGCTGCACGCGATGGTCACGGGCGAGCTGCCGCCCGCGGCGGTCGTGCGCAGCATCCAGGACACCTACCGGCCGCTCGCGACGCGCGAGCTGAGCGCGCGCGAGCCGTACAGCCCGGCGTTTCTCGCGGCGATCGATCACGCGCTGCGATTGAAGATCGCCGACCGGCCGGAGTCGGTGGCGGAATTCGCGGCGGAGCTCGGGCTGCGCGAGCTCGACCGGGCGCCTTATGCCGCGCCGATGCCGGCGGGCTCGGCGCAAGCGCAGCCGCAGCCGCAGCCGCAACCGCAACCGCAGCCGCAGCCGCAACCGCAGCCGCAGCCGCAGCCGCAGCCGCAGCCGCAGCCGCAGCCGCGATCGAGCGAGCCGGAGGGCGATCGGGGCGCGGGGGCGGCGAGGAACGGCGAGCCTCAGGCGGCAGCCGGCTCGCCGGATGCGCATCGACGCGACGACGCGGACGTGGGCGCAGCCGCGAATGCGGATGCGACGCGCTTCGACGGCGGAGGCGAGCGCGCGGGGCCGTCGCGACAGACGTCGCGCCAGCCCGCTTCGCATCGGCGTGAAGACCCGGTTTCGGCCGCCGCCGGACGGGCCGGCGAAGATTCGGGCGCATCGGCTGTGCCGCATCGGCGGGACGATGACGAACGGGGCGAACCGACGATGTCGGCGCAGGGCGGCGCGCAACGAGCGCAAACGCCGTCGCATCGGCAAGCGAGCGCGCGCGACGCGAGCGCTGTTCGACCGGATGCGGAAGCGGCGGCGTCATCGTCGCGGCCACGGCCGTCCGATGATCGCGATGCCGAGCCCCTGCAACCGCGCGCCGATCATGCGCCATCGCCATCGCCATCGCCATCGCCCTCGCCATCGCCATCGCCATCGCCATCGCCCTCGTCATCGTCATCGTCATCGTCGCGAGACGGCCGTGTGCCGCCGCCCGGGGCCGGCGATCGGCATGTGTCCGATGCGCCGGGCGCACGCGCGGCGGCCGGTGTGAGCGCGGCTTCGGCTGCGGGAACGGCAGACGCGGCCGGCGCCGGCGTATCGAAGGCGTTCGCGTCGTCCGGCGCGTCGGCCGCCTCAGTTGCTTCGGCCGCCTCCGCAGCGTCGCGCCCCGCCGCGCATGCCGCGCGGCTCGGCCACGTGCGCATGCGGCTGCGCGACCGGCGAACGATCGCGTATGCGGGTGGCGCGCTCGCGGTGTCGCTCGCGATCGGCATCGGCGTCGCGTATCTCGTGAAGCCGTCCGGCCGTACCGAGACAACGGCGGCGGATGCGCTCGCGCCGCCGTCGCCCGCCGCGACGCCTGCACCCATGCCCGGCGGCGCGTCCGCAACCGCCGCGCTCGCGCAGCGCGGCGAGCCGCAGCCCGCGCTCGCGCCGCCTCCCGCCCCCGCCGACATGACCGCGCACGAGCCCGAACCGACCGTCGCGACGACGGTCGCCGGCGCGAGCGCCGCGCCGGCGTTGCCGAGCCCGCGGCCGGCTTCGCCGCAGATCGCGAACAACGACGCGGGCGCGGTGTCCGCGCACGGCGCGCCGGCATCGAACCTCGCGCCGAAGGGCAGCCTCGACGCGACGGAGACGGTCATCGCGAATCCGTCGGCAAGCGGCGGCGCGCCGCCCGTGTCGCCATCCGTCGCCGAGGAGGCCGCCGCCGCGGCCGCGGCGGACCAGCGGCCGCCGGACATGCAGGAGACGGTTCCCGTGCGCTTCCACGTGCGCCCGTGGGGCGACGTGTACGTGAGCGGCGTGAAGCGCGGCGCGAGTCCGCCGCTGCGGACGCTGTCGCTCGCGCCGGGCGTCTACCAGATCGAGATCCGCAACGGCGCGCTGCCGCCGCTGCGGCGCACGGTGAAGATCGATCCGGGCAGCAAGCCGGTGAGCATCGACTATGCGTTCGAATGA
- the tssA gene encoding type VI secretion system protein TssA, translating into MQSSDLIESLLAGVALDAPCGANLEYEQDFLRLQESATPRPEQQYGDTVIPAEAPDWGAVERLALELTARTKDLRVAAHLARSWTELRGIPGYADGLKLVAGMLGRWWDDVHPRLDADGDRDPAPRANALAEIAGAHGCARAARRQALFDGGPSVRDAERVFDGRDGGEHGYPGGRERLIADLVRARDGGQPALQAALAALDALDAIRARVASALGGEWAPDTSDFEKALRRIVRDGLPPPVAATETDARAGAANGAANAAHGGAANGAASGGTPAFAANGRAWRDAEVTSRDDVQFGLEKMCRYFELHEPSHPAPILLRRAQRLLSLDFYEIIRDLAPESLPKLDLLSGQRSE; encoded by the coding sequence ATGCAGAGTTCAGACCTGATCGAATCGTTGCTCGCCGGCGTCGCGCTCGACGCGCCGTGCGGCGCGAATCTCGAATACGAGCAGGATTTCCTGCGGCTGCAGGAAAGCGCGACGCCGCGGCCCGAGCAGCAGTACGGCGACACCGTGATCCCGGCCGAGGCGCCGGACTGGGGCGCGGTCGAGCGTCTCGCGCTCGAGCTGACGGCGCGCACGAAGGATCTGCGCGTGGCCGCGCATCTCGCGCGCAGTTGGACCGAGCTGCGCGGCATTCCCGGTTATGCGGACGGGTTGAAGCTCGTCGCGGGGATGCTGGGCCGGTGGTGGGACGACGTGCATCCGCGCCTGGACGCCGACGGCGACCGCGACCCCGCGCCGCGCGCGAACGCGCTCGCCGAAATCGCGGGCGCGCACGGCTGCGCGCGCGCCGCGCGCCGGCAGGCGCTCTTCGACGGCGGGCCGAGCGTGCGCGACGCCGAGCGCGTGTTCGACGGCCGCGACGGCGGCGAGCACGGCTATCCGGGCGGCCGCGAGCGGCTGATCGCCGATCTGGTTCGCGCGCGCGACGGCGGGCAGCCGGCGTTGCAGGCGGCGCTCGCCGCGCTCGACGCGCTCGATGCGATTCGCGCGCGCGTCGCCTCGGCGCTCGGCGGCGAATGGGCGCCGGACACGAGCGACTTCGAGAAGGCGCTGCGCCGGATCGTGCGCGACGGGCTGCCGCCGCCCGTGGCCGCGACCGAGACCGATGCGCGGGCGGGCGCGGCGAACGGCGCGGCGAACGCGGCGCATGGCGGTGCCGCGAACGGCGCGGCTTCGGGCGGCACGCCGGCTTTCGCCGCGAACGGCCGCGCGTGGCGCGACGCCGAGGTGACGAGCCGCGACGATGTGCAGTTCGGCCTCGAAAAGATGTGCCGCTACTTCGAGCTGCACGAGCCGAGCCATCCCGCGCCGATCCTGCTGCGCCGCGCGCAGCGGCTGCTGTCGCTCGACTTTTACGAAATCATCCGGGATCTCGCGCCGGAGAGCCTGCCGAAGCTCGACTTGCTGAGCGGCCAGCGCAGCGAATGA
- the tssB gene encoding type VI secretion system contractile sheath small subunit, producing MTSKYKASASGQKFIARNRAPRVQIEYDVETYGAERRVQLPFVMGVIADLAGKRAEPLPDLPERKFLEVDVDNFDERMKSIAPRVAFQVPNTLSGDGMLSVDMTFESIDDFSPAAIARNVDALRRLLEARTELSNLLSYMDGKHGAEQLIENAINDPELLKTLVRQPLAASADGGAPAVADTGTADDSEIRHE from the coding sequence ATGACGAGCAAGTACAAGGCTTCGGCCAGCGGACAGAAATTCATTGCGCGCAACCGCGCGCCGCGCGTGCAGATCGAGTACGACGTCGAGACTTACGGCGCCGAGCGCCGCGTCCAACTGCCGTTCGTGATGGGCGTGATCGCCGATCTCGCGGGCAAGCGGGCCGAGCCGCTGCCGGACCTGCCGGAGCGCAAGTTCCTCGAAGTCGACGTCGACAACTTCGACGAGCGGATGAAGTCGATCGCGCCGCGCGTCGCGTTCCAGGTGCCGAACACGCTGTCGGGCGACGGGATGCTGAGCGTCGACATGACGTTCGAGAGCATCGACGATTTCTCGCCCGCCGCGATCGCGCGCAACGTCGATGCGCTGCGGCGCCTGCTGGAGGCGCGCACCGAGCTGTCGAACCTGCTGTCGTACATGGACGGCAAGCACGGCGCCGAGCAGTTGATCGAAAACGCGATCAACGATCCGGAACTGCTGAAGACCCTCGTGCGGCAGCCGCTCGCGGCGAGCGCCGACGGCGGCGCGCCGGCCGTCGCCGATACCGGCACCGCGGACGATTCGGAGATTCGCCATGAATGA